Proteins encoded within one genomic window of Aerococcus viridans:
- the tpiA gene encoding triose-phosphate isomerase, which produces MRKTLIAGNWKMNKTAAEAHEFVAALKEGFPQTDAESLIAPPAIYIEKLIEEVAGTDIQIGAQNVHFEDEGAFTGEISPLALEALGVPYVIIGHSERRELFGETDEDVRKKAASIFSHNMTPIICCGETLETREAGQEKEWVSGQIRAALEGLTADQVAQAVIAYEPIWAIGTGKTASADDAQDMSAHIRDLLFEIAGKEAADQTRILYGGSVKPANIAELLEKEDVDGALVGGASLDVTSYIALLNGGK; this is translated from the coding sequence ATGCGTAAGACATTAATCGCTGGTAACTGGAAAATGAATAAAACAGCTGCTGAAGCTCATGAATTCGTTGCTGCACTTAAAGAAGGTTTCCCACAAACGGATGCTGAATCTTTAATCGCACCACCAGCAATCTACATTGAAAAATTAATCGAAGAAGTAGCAGGTACTGACATCCAAATCGGTGCACAAAATGTACATTTTGAAGATGAAGGTGCTTTCACAGGTGAAATTTCTCCGCTTGCTTTGGAAGCATTAGGCGTACCTTACGTTATCATCGGTCACTCAGAACGTCGTGAATTATTCGGCGAAACGGATGAAGATGTACGTAAAAAAGCAGCAAGTATCTTTAGTCACAACATGACACCAATCATTTGCTGTGGGGAAACTTTAGAAACTCGTGAAGCTGGCCAAGAAAAAGAGTGGGTTAGTGGACAAATCCGTGCTGCTCTTGAAGGTTTAACTGCTGATCAAGTTGCACAAGCCGTAATCGCTTATGAACCAATCTGGGCAATCGGTACTGGTAAAACTGCTTCTGCTGATGATGCACAAGACATGTCAGCGCACATCCGCGATTTATTATTTGAAATTGCTGGTAAAGAAGCAGCAGACCAAACACGTATTTTATACGGTGGTTCTGTAAAACCAGCTAACATAGCCGAATTGCTTGAAAAAGAGGACGTTGACGGTGCGCTCGTAGGAGGAGCTAGTCTTGATGTTACTTCTTACATCGCATTATTAAATGGAGGTAAATAA
- a CDS encoding phosphoglycerate kinase, which produces MAKKTVKDIDLKGKVVLERADFNVPMDKDLKITDDNRIVQALPTIEYILEQGGRLVLFSHLGKVKTEEDKASKSLRPVAERLSEKLGKEVTFVAQTRGQELEDAIANLKDGEVLMFENTRFEDVDGKKESKNDPELGKYWASLGDVFVNDAFGTAHREHASNVGISKNIEAVAGFLMEKEIQFLGDAVNEPKRPFVAILGGAKVSDKISVIESLLNKADKVLIGGGMAYTFMKAQGYEVGGSLLEEDKIPLAKDLMERAGDRLVLPVDFVVADAFDNDANTDVVDVDGIPADWQSLDVGPKTVEYYAEQVADAKTVVWNGPMGVFEMPSFAKGTNGVGEAIANLTDATTIIGGGDSAAAAYQLGLADKFTHISTGGGASLEFLEGKELPGIAAIANK; this is translated from the coding sequence ATGGCTAAGAAAACTGTAAAAGACATCGATTTAAAAGGTAAAGTTGTTTTAGAACGTGCTGACTTTAACGTTCCAATGGACAAAGACCTTAAAATTACTGATGACAACCGTATCGTTCAAGCATTACCAACTATCGAGTATATTCTTGAGCAAGGTGGTCGTTTAGTATTATTCTCTCACCTTGGTAAAGTGAAAACTGAAGAAGACAAAGCTTCTAAATCTTTACGCCCAGTTGCAGAACGTTTATCTGAAAAATTAGGTAAAGAAGTTACTTTCGTAGCGCAAACTCGTGGTCAAGAATTAGAAGATGCTATCGCTAACCTTAAAGATGGCGAAGTATTGATGTTCGAAAATACTCGTTTCGAAGATGTAGATGGTAAGAAAGAAAGCAAGAACGATCCTGAATTAGGTAAATACTGGGCTTCATTAGGCGACGTATTTGTTAATGACGCATTCGGTACTGCTCACCGTGAGCATGCTTCTAATGTTGGTATCTCAAAAAATATCGAAGCAGTTGCTGGTTTCTTAATGGAAAAAGAAATCCAATTCTTAGGTGACGCTGTTAACGAACCAAAACGTCCATTCGTTGCGATCTTAGGTGGTGCAAAAGTATCTGACAAGATTTCAGTTATCGAATCATTACTAAATAAGGCTGACAAAGTCTTAATCGGTGGTGGTATGGCATATACCTTCATGAAAGCTCAAGGTTACGAAGTTGGTGGCTCTTTACTTGAAGAAGACAAAATTCCATTGGCTAAAGACTTAATGGAACGCGCTGGCGACCGTTTAGTATTACCGGTAGACTTTGTTGTAGCTGACGCGTTTGACAACGACGCTAACACTGATGTTGTTGATGTCGACGGTATCCCAGCTGACTGGCAATCACTTGATGTAGGTCCTAAGACTGTTGAGTACTACGCAGAACAAGTTGCAGACGCAAAAACTGTTGTTTGGAATGGCCCAATGGGTGTATTCGAAATGCCAAGTTTCGCAAAAGGTACTAACGGTGTTGGTGAAGCAATCGCTAACTTAACTGATGCAACAACTATCATCGGTGGTGGTGATTCAGCTGCAGCTGCATACCAATTAGGTTTAGCTGATAAATTCACACACATTTCTACTGGTGGTGGGGCATCATTAGAATTCTTAGAAGGTAAAGAATTACCTGGTATCGCTGCAATCGCGAACAAATAA